A part of Cryptococcus tetragattii IND107 chromosome 3, whole genome shotgun sequence genomic DNA contains:
- a CDS encoding fumarate hydratase, mitochondrial encodes MLSRSLRLTRTLPRVSVASRVFSSTSYIMAEQKFRKEKDTFGDLQVPADRYWGAQTQRSLMNFDIGGPTERMPPPLIKAFGVLKKAAATVNQTYGLPADVAANIQKAADEVISGKLIDEFPLVVFQTGSGTQTNMNVNEVISNRAIEMMGGELGSKKPVHPNDHVNMSQSSNDTFPTAMHIAAVVEINEQLLPAMKELHAALKAKQDAFEHIIKIGRTHLQDATPLTLGQEFSGYVTQVERGIGRVEATLKNLSMLAQGGTAVGTGLNTRKGFDEKVAAEISKITGHEFITAPNKFEALAAHDAIVEASGALNVVAVSFMKIANDIRYLGSGPRCGLGELELPENEPGSSIMPGKVNPTQCEALTMVAAQVMGNNTTISVAGSYGQFELNVFKPVLIKNLLQSIRLLSDGARSFTKNCVVGIKANEDKIKKIMNESLMLATCLNSTLGYDDVAAIAKKAHKEGLTLKESTLALGKLTSEQFDEKVRPELMLAPTDA; translated from the exons ATGCTCTCCCGATCACTCAGA CTCACTCGCACTCTTCCCCGTGTCTCTGTTGCTTCTCGCGtattctcttccacttcatACATCATGGCAGAGCAAAAGTTcagaaaggagaaggacacCTTTGGTGACCTCCAGGTCCCCGCCGACAGGTACTGGGGTGCCCAGACTCAGCGAAGTTTGATGAACTTCGACATCG GCGGTCCCACCGAGCGAATGCCTCCCCCCCTTATTAAGGCTTTCGGTGTCCTCAAGAAGGCCGCCGCTACTGTTAACCAGACCTATGGCCTTCCCGCCGATGTTGCCGCGAACATCCAGAAGGCCGCTGACGAAGTCATCTCTGGCAAGCTCATCGACGAATTCCctctcgtcgtcttccagACTGGTTCCGGCACCCAGACCAACATGAATGTGAACGAGGTCATTTCCAACAGGGCCATCGAGATGATGGGTGGTGAGCTTGGTAGCAAGAAGCCCGTTCACCCCAACGACCATGTTAACATGAGCCAGTCTTCCAACGACAC TTTCCCCACCGCTATGCACATTGCTGCCGTCGTTGAGATCAACgagcagcttcttcccgCGATGAAGGAGCTTCACGCTGCTCTTAAGGCCAAGCAGGACGCTTTCGAGCACATCATCAAGATCGGTCGAACTCACTTGCAGGACGCTACCCCCTTGACTCTTGGTCAGGAGTTCTCTGGTTATGTCACCCAGGTTGAGAGGGGTATCGGCCGTGTTGAGGCCACTTTGAAGAACTTGAGCATGTTGGCCCAGGGTGGTACCGCTGTCGGTACTGGTTTGAACACCAGAAAGGGCTTTGACGAGAAGGTTGCTGCTGAGATCTCCAAGATCACCGGCCACGAATTTATCACTGCTCCTAACAAG TTTGAGGCCCTTGCCGCTCACGACGCTATCGTCGAGGCCTCCGGTGCCCTCAACGTTGTCGCTGTCAGCTTCATGAAGATCGCCAACGACATCAGGTATCTCGGATCTGGTCCACGATGCGGTCTCGGTGAACTCGAGTTGCCCGAGAACGAGCCTGGATCTTCCATCATGCCCGGCAA GGTCAACCCCACCCAGTGTGAGGCCCTCACCATGGTTGCTGCCCAGGTCATGGGTAACAACACCACTATCTCCGTTGCCGGATCATACGGCCAGTTCGAGCTTAACGTTTTCAAGCCCGTTCTCATCAAGAACCTCTTGCAGTCCATCCGACTCTTGTCTGATGGTGCCAGGAGCTTCACCAAGAACTGCGTCGTCGGTATCAAGGCGAACGAAGATAAGATTAAGAAGATTATGAACGAGAGTTTGATGTTGGCCACCTGCTTGAACAGCACTCTGGGTTACGATG ATGTCGCCGCTATTGCCAAGAAGGCTCACAAGGAGGGTCTTACCCTCAAGGAGTCTACCCTTGCCCTCGGCAAGCTCACTTCCGAGCAGTTCGACGAGAAGGTCAGGCCTGAGC TCATGTTGGCTCCTACCGACGCTTAA